TCTTAACGCTTCAATTTTGTTTGTTGCTTTTAATTCCAGAATAATGTTTTCCCTTTTAATTCTTTTATTAAGTTTAATGTTTCTCAGTATTTTGTCATAATTTACTGAGTAGTCTAATTTTTTTGCATTCAAAGAAACAGTTTTAACCTCTTCAGTTATTGTTTCTAAATGTAGAATAGTTTCTCTGAATAAGTCTTGCATTATCATTAGATGTTTATTTGGACATTCAAATGTGATTTTACTTCCCTCTCGCTTAATTGATAAAGAAATGTCGTCTCGTCTTGCGTTGATATATTGTGAAAAATCATTCTTCACTTGTTGAGTGAAGAAACCTTCTTTCCTTAGTTCATTTTTTAAATCCCATGTAAGTATTTTTGCTAAATTATCGTATGCAAATGATACTGTAATTTGAGTATTTTTCTCTGTTCTTAATAATTTTCTTAATCCATTTTTGTTTACTTTAAATAGCAGGTTTATTATTGGTGTTGAAATTATTGTTGGCAAGAAAACCATTATTATAACTATTCCAAATATTTTCTGACTTATGAAATTGGAAGAAAGTGCTACGTTTGCAATAATTAATGATATCTCGCCCCTTGGAATCATCCCAAAAGCTATTCTTAGAGCACCAAGCTTATTAAAACCTAGGAAACACGCTGGGATAAAGCAATATACAAGCTTAGTAGCTATTGCTACGCAACTGAGCAGGACTCCTAATATCATGACTTCTCTTGATAATATTTCATTAATATCAGCCATAAGTCCTATTGATGTAAAAAATATTGGTATAAAAAATCTTTCAAATATTGTTAATTTGTCTTGAATTACATATACAATATCTGTTTTTGACATGGCAAGGCCAAATACATAGGCTCCAATCACAAATGACATTCCTAAATTTTGGAAAAAACTAGAGACAATAAAAGCTAGGGCAATAGTTATTACCGTAGCTAGCGTAACGCTATTTAACCTTTTAAGTAATTTTGAGATTGGTTCTGATAATAAAATTAATATTAACGTTAGGCAGAGCCATATTAGTATGTTCTGGATTGTGGCCATAATTGAACTTGCAATATCAAGTTCTGATATTGATCTTGCTATTGTTATCACACTTGTTAGCATTATCATAGAGAGAACATCATCAATTATTGAAGTAGATATTATTGTAACTCCCTCCGATGTACTCATCTTTTTCTTCGCTGAGAGTATGCTTGCAGCAATTCCTGCTGAGGTGGGGGTGCCAATGATCCCTATAAAAAGAGATGTGGGACTAATGAGCTGGACATCAAAAAGAATTGTAGATACTAGTACGAAGCTTAAAAAGGTCCCAATTACTTCTGTAGTTCCTATTAATCCTCCACGAGGTAGGAATTTAAGGAATAGCTTTAGGTCAGTCTCAAGGCCTGCTGTGAAGAGAAGAATAATTGAAGCTATTGTTGAAATTGCAAATATTTCTTCGTTTATTAGGTAATTGTCGCTAATGCGAGTAATTCCTAATGGAAACAGCAGAGGTATTTTAACCTTTCCAAGAAACGTTGGACTTAAGATAATTCCGGCTGTTATTTGTCCTATAACCTTAGGTATCCCGAATTTTCCTACCAGATTACCAAGAAAACTAGCACCAATTACAATAACAGCCAGAGTCATTACAAATGAAGACATTTTGGCTTCAACATGATGGCCCGCGTCTTGAGCATAGTCTAGCGCTCCAAACGCGATCATAGGATTTAGAATGAGCAATGTTTTGTAGACGGATTTTCCATTCATTATTTAATCTCTTCTTTAAAATTTGATTTTAATAGCTTTGACAGGTTTTCAATGACTTCACTCTCTTTCTCTCCACTTGCTACGACGGTTATCCTCTGTTTGTATATTACTCCGAGTATGATGACCTCAATTGTAGATTTAGCATCGGCTTGTCTACCGTCCCTTGTAACCAATCTTACATCGCAACAAGGATATTTACTTGCAAGTAGCGAAATCATGCTAGATGGCCTTGAATGAATGCCTTCTTTGTTGGTTATCTCAATTTCTACTGTTTGCATTTAATGTTACTTACTTATTTTCTTTTTTATTTTTTTCTTTATTTGCCGTGTTTTGAAGCCTGTCCACTAGGCTTTCTACTAGTTGATACAACTCCTTACCCTTTTCTTCAATGTGGATTATTTTACCCCAGTTAAAATGAAGATGAGCATCTATGTCAAAAACATCGTTCTCTTTCTTTATTGTAATTTTCAAACTTTCTGAGTTTTGTTTAATATGAGTCCCAATTTTACCCAATTTTTTTAAAATAAAATCCTCTGTAGCAGCACTTAAGTGATAGTTAATAGCTTGTATTTTAGGTTCCATGACCTTCCCCCTCAAGTTTTAATTCATTCCTGTATTTGTTTACAGTCCTTCTTGAAATAGAGATTCCCTTGGATTTCAGTATATCAGAAATTCTACTATCAGACATCTTTTTATCTTTGGCTAAAATTCCTTTTATTACTAATTTAATACTTAATTTTGAAAATTCATTTGTTTTTGAACCCCCTACTGAATTAAATAATTTCCTAACAGCAATTATTCCCCAGTCGAACTTTAGATATTTATTTTTTATTGTTCTTGATATCGTTGATTTTGATAGGTTAATTTTTTCAGATATGTCAGCCAGTTTCATTGGCCTTAAACTCTTAAATCCTCTTCGTAAAAATTCTTTTTGAAGTGTATATATTGCTATTGCTATTTTGGCTAGTACTTCGTCTCTATATCTTAAAGATTCAATCAGCCATTTTGCTTGTCTATATTTTTTACAATCTTTAACTTCGGGTTTTCTTAACTCTTTTTTAAAGATATTTACTTCTTTAATTTTTATCTCAAGTTTATCGTCTTTATTTATGATGATGATATCAGGTTCAATATAGTGATTTGTGTCTTTCATGTCTTTAAATTCAAATGTTGGATTAGGATTAAGCGTAGTTTTAATTGCTTCAATAGCTTGATTGAAAACTTCAGTACTGATTTTAAGTTCTTCTTTTATTTTTTCTTGACCATTATCAAGTAAATCTGCTCTTTGAAGAATTTTAATTACATTGTTGTCTAATTTATGGTATTTTGCTTGCAGTATTAATGACTCTATTATGTTGAATACACAAATTCCTACTGGATCAAATTTTTGAATTAGTTCAATTATTCGATTGACTTGTGGCCAATCTTCCTTTTTGAATAACTCGTAGGGATTTATTACATGAAAACCTTTGTTGTCTAAATTACTTATTATCGTTTCTCCTATTTTAATCTCATCTTCACTCAATTTTTGAATTCTTAGTTGGAACAAAAGATGTTCTTTAAGAGAGGGTTTAGTTGACGTTTTCTCCAATGCAATTTCGTATTGAGTTTTAGTGTTCTCATCTTCTTTGTAGAAAAGTTTCCTAAACTTATAGGTTCGTAGTGTTTCAAAAAATATTTGATTTGGATTTAATTGAAGGTATTCGTTATTTTCAACTTCATTTAGTATAATCTGTGCTAGAGCTTTTGTATCAAGACTTAGCATTTTAATCGTGTTTATTTGGGCTATGTGTAATTTTTGTGCTAACTGCAGGGTTTGCTTAATCATCTCTACATGAAAATATATAGTATTCCACTAGATATTATCAGTATTGCAGAGCTAATTTTTTTGTAAGCTAATAAAACAATTAAATTTAGTGCTGCAAGTGAAAAGCTCTTTAAAAGTTCTGTGCTACTATCGCCTATTTTTAAGAATATACTTTCAAGTAAAATAACTACGGTAATCAACCACAATGCTATGATTACAGGCCTTAAGCTTTCAAGATAATACTTTAGGAAACTTATCTTATGTAGTACCAGTGTGAGAAGCGTAATAATTAATAACGGTGCGGTGATTAGAGCTACTGTGGCAACGACGGCACCGCTAACTCCGGCAATTTTTGCACCCACATATGTTGCTATATTGGTGGCAATTGGCCCAGGAGTAATTCTAGATATTGTAATAATATTGATAAATTCTTCCTTTGTTATCCATTGTTTATTAGTAATTATTTCTTTATTAATTATTGCTGTAATTCCATTCCCTCCACCAAAATTTAGAATCCCTATTTTAAAGAAGGTGATGAATAGATTTATTAAGGTCAAGCTTGTGCCTTTTTTTGCAAAAATCTCTTCTTTACTGTGTATGTTGTAAAGCATGCGAACAAGAAGACTATTAGTATGTATGTTATGTCTATACGGAATCTATGTATCATGTATGTTATTCCTAAACATATTATCCATTTGATTATTGATTTCTTCAGCATTTTTTTTGAGAAATCAAGTATAACCATTGACATTAGTATGGTTGAGGATATTTTTGCACCATCAAGAAATTTTTCTAAATAAATGTTATTTGAATCTAAAGTTACGTGGAGTGCTAGTACTGTGATTACAATTATGGAAGGCAAGATTCCAGCAATAGTTAATAAAATTGCTCCTCTAAAGCCCTTAAGCTTTTTCCCAATTAAGAATGCAAAATTTATGGCAGTTACTCCGGGGACTACATTGGATGTGGCAAGTATTTCATTGAAATCCCTTTCAGATATTAGTTTTTTGTTATTCACAATTGTTTTCCTCAGTTCAGATATTATTAACAAGCCCCCCCCAATAGTTAGTGTCGTTATTTTAAGTACGAGGTAGAATAACTTAAATAAACCATACGATTCCTCTTTTTGTTCCTTCATAAGCCCCTTACTTTAAATTTAATGGTTGGCATATTGGGTGTAATTATACCATGTTGCAGAATTTTATTTTGCGTTGTTTTATATGCTATAATTTGCTGGCTTATGAGTGGTCAGCCAATAACATCAAGTGTATTCAAGGAGATATTTGTCTTTCAAAACTATATTAATGGAATGCTTGAGACAATAATAGGCTATGGGTTTAAAATCCTTGTAGCGGTTTTTATATGGTATTGCTTAAGGTTTCTTATTAAGAAGTTGAGTAAGTTATTTTTTAAAACTTTAGAAAGAGCAAGGTTGGAGACAAAACTAGATTCTACTATTTTCAATTTTTTAAAGTCTTTGTTTAAAGTAATGCTAGATATGGTTTTAATTTTGATCATTTTGCCTTATCTTGGGTTTTCCACAACTTCAATTTTTGCTATATTTGGATCTTTAAGTATTGCAATCGGGCTTGCTGCTCAGGGAATTTTATCTAATTTTGTCAGTGGTTTAATTGTTCTAAACTCTAATTTTTTTAAAATCGGTGACTACATTAAATGCGATGATGTTGAGGGACAGGTAGATGATGTTCAGATATTTTTTACTACACTCAAGACTGTGGATGGCAGGGTTGTAAAGGTTCCAAATAGTAAGTTTACAAACACATCGGTTGTTAATTTTTCCACAAAACCTAAAAGAAGGATTTCTTTAAGCTTTCAGGTGCCTTATGACACAGACATTGACGTACTTAAAAGTAAAATGGCAAATTTGGTGTTTTCATTGGACAAGGAACAGTACGGCATTGCAGATCCTAGTGTTGTTGTAGAAAGCTATACTCCTTATTACATAGTCATGCAAATAAGATGTTTTGTAAATACGGAATTTTTTTGGGATTTTCAGTATTTCATAGCAGAAAACATCAGGTGCGTTTTGGCCAATATGGGAATAAAATTCCCCATTCATACTATCGATTTTAACAAACTGTATTAGTAGTATAATTCTTAATTATTTCACAGTAGTACTCTTCGATTTTTTCTATGAAAAACGAGCTTGAAAAGGAGAGGGAGCTGTCTTCTGTGTTTTTTTGAAAAATCTTTAATTTCCCCTCATCTCCTACTATCTCGTTAATGTATTTGTGTATATCCTCATAATTGTCTATTAAGAAGCCATTTTTTCCTTGTGAGATTACGTCTTTATATATTACGTCATTAATAAGTACAGCAGGTGTACCAGCGGTTAAAGCTTCAATTACTGTCATTGGATACACCTCGCTTTTTGATAAACTTGCAAAGACATCAGAGATCTTATAGTAGTAATACATTTCTTCCCATGGAATTGTTCCAATAAGTATTATTTGTCCTTCAAGACCAAATTTTCGTTTAAAACGCCTTATCTCGTTTTCTTCTCGGCCTTTTCCTATAAGAATTAATTTATAATTTTTGTTGTCAACTAAAAGGTTTCTTAAGTGTTTTATTAATAGGTGTATGTTTTTCTCTTTATTTAACCTACCAACAAACACTATGATTTTATCATTTTCGCATATTCCATGTTTGTTTAAAATTTCTTTTCGCTTTGTTGTATCTAGATGTTTTATGAAAAGGTCCCTGTCAACTCCATTTGGAATTATTTTGTAATCGGATTGCTTTGCAAGTTTGAAATATTTGTCTCGTGCCTTAATTGATGGATAGATGAAATGATGTACTTGAGAGTAAAATTTTTTCATTATTTTGTCTGGATTGGTTAAATATTTTAAAATCCCTAAATAATGTAGATAAAAATCCCACATTGTGTGATTTGTGTGTACTATTGGGATATTTTGTTCTAAAGCCATTTTTTTCCCAATCTTACCCATAGTAAATTCGGAGTGTGTATGAATTATTTCAGGTTGGTATTCACGTATTATTTTTCTTATGCGTGATTTATTTGGAAAAGCTATTCTAGCATCTACCTTGTGATTAAGTTTGATTGACAGACAACGGTAAACATTATTTTCTTCTAAAGGTGCACTTCTGGAATTCGGACAAAAAATGTAAACAGTATGTCCTTTCTTTTCAAAACCTTCTTTAATTTGTTTTATAGAAGTTGCTACACCGTTTTTGTCTGGAAGATATGTATCTGTAAATATTGCGATTCTCATGTTTTTGCTCTAGTAGTTAAAGTATAATATATTTGGCAGTTGAATTATAATATTGTTTACATGCAAGAAGTCTACTTGTTATTGGGTAAAGAGCAGGGGTTAAAGGAAGCTTATCTAGATGGTATTTTAAGGAAGTTTAGTGCTTCGCATAGCGATTTGGTTGTGAATAAAGTTTTTCTGTCAGATTTGTCTTCTGTAGAGCTTTCTGAATTGCTTTTAACTAATTCTTTTTTTACTAAGAAGGAAGTTTTTGTCGTTTATGAAGCTGAAAATTTAAAAAACAAGAAGGAATTAGAGTTAATTTATAGTACCATTGCAAAATCTTTAAATAAGATTGTTATTTTTGTGTCTACTGAAAATTCAGTCAGCTTTGATCCCAAGAATCATTTGAAGTTGATTAAGAAAACTTTTTATGAGTTGTCTAATTCTGATAAGTTTTTGTTTGTGAAGAAAAGTTTTTTTGAGCTTGGTGTGAAGGTCACAGACAAGGCCATAAATTTAATGCTTTTCATGTTGGATTCAGACACTAAAATTTTGAAATTTTATGTAAATTCTCTTTCTCTTATTATTAAGAATAAAACTATTGATGAACATGATGTGAGTTCTTGGATTAGCTATGTAAGACCGGAGAACACTTTTTCTTTGTTTGAATCAATTTTAAAAAAGGATATGGAGGGTTCTTTAATTAAGATTAAATCCATTCTAGACCAAGGAGAAGATCTTGTTAGTGTGTTGATGAGTCTTGGTTGGCAATTTAGGAAGCTTTTAAAGATAAAGATAGATTTTCAAAATTCGGGTAACATTTCGGTTGTGTTTAAGAAACATAAAATATTTTCCTCACTAGAGAGAATTTATAAGATGGGACTTAAAAATTATTCAGATTTTGATATTAAATTTGTTTTAAAAGCGTTTCATAAGTTTGATTTGTATTCAAGAATTTATGGTAAGAATTTACATTTGAATTTAGCATATTTTATGGTATTTGCACTATTAAGACGAGATGAGACGATTCTTAGTAATTTTTCTTCTAAATTTAAGTATGATTTTTAATAATTTTTGGTGCTAGATTGAAAGGGTGTGGTTTGAGGTTTTCGCAATTGAAGCTTTTGGCTTTATTCGTGTGTTTTTTTATCTCTTGTGTATCAAAGCATGAAGCTGCGAGGGCTGTGTTGGTAGAATTTTTAGATTCTGTTAAAGATTTACAAAATAATCCTGAGAGATTTTATGGGTTTCTAAATATTGCCAATGATGATGATATGGCTGCAAGGATTGCTGGGCTTACAAAAGAGGCAAGAGATGATTTCATTCTTTACCCATTGTTTTTTAATAATATGAAATATGTAATTAAGGATAAAACCATTGTTGCAGATTCGTTTAAGTTTGAGGTTGAAATTAAAAATATTAAATTTAAAAGCGGCATGGAAAAATTTCTAAATAGGCTTAAAGAATTGGAGCCAGAGTTGGGAAGCATAAAAAATCTTTCAGCACATGAACGTAAAAGTCTGTTTGATAAAGTGATAAATGATGTTGTAAATAGTTTAAATGAGTTGGATTATGTTTCAGTTTTGCACACATTTAGTCTAGTAAAAACAGAATCTGGTGAGTATAAAATAGATCTACTAGGTGACGCTTTAACCATATCTGGCAGGAATAAGGTGCTTGATGAACTTTTTTTAAAATTATCTCCTGGGATATCTCAAAATGCTCAAGACAGCTACAACACTGGTGGTGACTTAAAGAAAGGACGGATCAGGACAGATTGACTCACAATGATAACGCTGTGTGCAATTTTATAAGAACAAATTGTTTTATTTTTATAAGTCCATATTTTGTAAATGTTTTTCTTCTGAAAATTTTTTTATTTTTTTTGCAAGATCGATATTAATATTCATCTTTTCAGCTATTTCATTTTCAGTCAAAGGCAATATATCTTCGTATGTTCCAAGTGTTTTTAAAATATTTTTTGCAAATTTTTCACCAATTCCCTCTATATCATTGTAATTTAATTTTATCTTCCCGCGTAGTCTACTATTAAACTTGTTTGCTCGCCTGTGGGCTTCGTCTCGAACATTTTGTAATACTCTAAGAGCAGGGTCTCCGCTTGCAAGATTAATGCCTTGCGTCTTGTTTGGTACAAATATTGTTTCTTCTCTTTTTGCTAGCGCACAAATAGGTACCTTATCTGCAATTTTTAATTCTTTTAATACAGAATAAGCAGAATTTAATTGCCCTTTGCCCCCGTCTACTAAGATTAGGTCAGGAAGTTCTAAATTTTCATTGATTAGCTTTGTATATCTTCTTGATACAACTTCTTTTATTGCCTTAAAATCATCAATTTCTCCATTGATTAATGAGTTTATTTTATAAACTCTATATCCGCCTTTAAAGGGTTTTCCCATAGCAAAGGTAACCAAAGATGCTACTGTTTTGTGTCCATTAATATGGGAAATATCAAATCCTTCAATTGTTTTTGGGAGTTTTGTCATTTCAAGAATAATTCTTAAATTTTCTAGTGCTTTGTGCTTCTCGTTTTCATATTCTCTTAACGCGATTTCTGCATTAGAAATTGCCATTTCCATTATTTTTATGGTATTTCTAGATTCTTCGTAAATAATCTCGGGTTGTGTGTTTTTAAGTTCACTTATCAGTTTAGTGATATTTGTGGTTTCAATATCTTTGAAAATGTATATCTTGTTGGGTACTATCATGTTCATGGATGTATAGTATTGAACTAAGAATTCTGCTACTAGTTCATCCTCTTCGTATATGCTTTCGTCAAAATTAATATCTTTTTCTACTAATTTCCCGTCTCTGTATTTAAGTATTACAATAATATTTAGCATATCGGACTTGTAAATGTATACGTAGTCTGCACTCAGCTTATTAATTTTTGTAATTATTTGAGTTTGATTTAGTTCTATTAGCGATTTTTTAGTTTCTTTTAATTTTATTGCTTGTTCAAAATCTTCTTTTTGAATTACATCTTTCATTTTTCTTTCAATTTCATCTAAAAGTCCAGATATGTTTCCATTTAGTATTGATCTTATCTTGTTTATTTCCTTTCCGTATTCTTCTTCAAGATCATCTCTGTAGCACACCCCAAGACATTGGCCCATGTGAAAGTAAAGACATGGAGTGTTTGATCTATTTTTGCATTTTCTAGTTTTAAACGTTTTATTAATAAGGTCTAGTGCTAGATCCAAATTTTTTGCATTAACGTATGGACCAAAATATTCACTTCTATCATTTATTATTTTTCTAGTTTTAAAGACTCTTGGATACTTTTCTCGTGTTATTCTTATCATAGGGTATCCCTTATCATCTTTTAACTTAATGTTGTAGTCCGGTCTGTGCTCTTTTATCAAATTACATTCTAAAAGTAAAGCCTCATATTCACTATTTGTAGTAATTATGTCTATTCTTTCTACATTTCTCATCAATATTTTTGTTTTGTGTCCAATTCTTTCCAGAAAATAGCTCTTTACTCTTGCTCTTAAATTTTTTGCTTTTCCAATGTACAACACCCTGCCAGTTGCAGAGTACATTTTGTAACACCCACTGGTAGTCGGAAATCTCTGTACTCTCTGATACAAGCCCTGTAAACGTTCAATCATGCTGCCTCACCGTTGCTTGCTTAAATAACCATTTCTGCTTTTATGATATAATATTATATCATGTTCGGGCAATTTTTAAGTGTGTTGTTTCTGTGTTTGGGGAGCTGAAGGTTTATTGTAATGAGGTTGATTTTTACATTCGTGCTATTTTTTTTGTGTATCCATGGCGTTTTTTCGCAGGAGCTTAAGCTAATTCTTGATTCGAAAGATGGCTTTAAGTTTATTCAGGAATATCATAATGTTAGCTTTGAGAAGGATAGTAGGGGCATTCTTGGAATTTATTTAGATAGACATAGGGGCGTCCTGGATGTTAGTAACGTTGATTTGCGATTGGAAATTGAGAAAGATAATCTTCTTAAGGATACCTCTTTAAATTATTTTATTGACTCAAGTAATGCTAAGGTTTCAAATTCTTTTCATAACATCTCAGGTAATTCTTTAATCTTTTACTCAAGTAGAAATACTCTTAGGCTTAAGCCAGTAACTAGGAAGGCTTTTTTTTATTCAGGCAATGTGATTTCCGATTTTACAATTCAGTTTTGGTTGTATCGCACTACTTCTGTTACCGGGGAAATGATTGTGAGCTGGAATGGATATAAAAATATTAAGGGTGCTTGGCTAGACCAGGCTATTCGGTTGGAGAGTGAAGAAGGAACTTTTGTTTGGAGCTTTAACAATGTGTTTTTGAATGAAAAAGGAGACCCTGTTAAGGTTAAGATAAAAAGCGATGATGATTTTGTTCCAAAAGAATGGCATTTACATACTATAAGGTATAAGCAGAAGGAGGGGCTGCTTGAATATTTAATAGATTCTAGACCACAGGCTATAGAGTATATTACTAATGATAGAAGAGAAGGTTCTGGTTATTTGTTAAGTATTGGTAATTTTATTGATTTTACTTTGGGGCAATATTTTACAGGAGCTATTGAAAATTTTGAAATTCATAAAAGTTTTGAGGAAGTAAGTAATGCTTTCTTCTCAAGGAATAAGGGGTACATTGTTACCGAACCAATAAGGTTATCCAAGGATTATTCTCAAATTCTTTCTATTGATTTTGACACTATGAAGCCCAGAGATACAGAGATCGTTTATTACTATAGGTTAGATAATAAGGTATTTTATGGGACAGATGGGAGTGGAGAGGTCAAGAAGAATTTGACGGGGGATTGGATTCATTTTGACCCGAAGATAGGATTTCCTGGTTCTAGTGTGTCAAAATATATACAACTTAAGGTTGAGTTTTATCCAAATGGCAATCCTTTAGATAGCCCAGCTCTTTATAGCATGATGCTTACTTATATACCTGAAGCAGCTCCCTTCCCGCCTGTTATAACAAAAGCTGTTCCAAGTTCGGGAGAGGTGTTTATTGAATGGGTTCCTGTCATTAATAGCAATATTGTGGGTTATTATATTTATATCGGGATTAGCCCCGGTAATTATCATGGTAAATCTGGGGGCGTTCTTTCGTCTCCTATTGATGTGGGCAATAAAACTGCTTTCAAAATTACAGGTCTTGAGGACGGAAGACTTTATTATATTAGTGTTGCCTCTTATAGTTTAGACAAAAGAGTAAATGAAACTTCATTTTCAAAAGAAATTTCCGTAAGACCCATGGAGATATTTAAAAGATATGAATAATGGCGACTTTGAGAAAGCATTAGAGCTGTATAAGAAAAGTGATTTTAAAAATGCTCTACTGAATTTGGATGTTTTTGATGATAATTTTGATTCTTTGTCCCTTAAGGCTCTAATCTATTTTAGGCTTAAAGATTATAAGGCGCTTTTGTATATTCTAGATACTTATCCTGTTTTAAGTGAGTGTAGATTTTTAATTAAACTTTTAAATTATGGTAAATTTGAGGGGCAGGTGGGTGAATTAAGTTATTTTGAAAATTATAATCTTGGTGTTTTTTATTTTGGACAAAAAAAATATGAAAATTCTTTGGATTGTTTTTTAAAAGCAAGTGAACAAAATTCTAGTCTTATTCAAGCTGTTAATAATGTTGCTGTTTTACTTGAAATGTTAAACAGAAGAGAAGAAGCTAAAGATGTCCTCCTTAGGGCCATGGATATAGACAAAGATAATCCTCTTGTTAAGTTAAATGGATGGCTTTTAAAGAATAACTTTGCATTTGAAGGTGTAAAGCCTTTAGAAATTGAGGAGAGTTTTTGCGGAGCTAATCTTGCTCTTGTTGTTAACTATTTGATATACTACCTCTACGTCATAGGGGAGATAGGCAGTGCCGTTGAGCTTTCTGAGAGGTTTTTAACGGACTCTAGTTATTCTAAATATATTTGGCATAATAGGGCCACCGTCTTGCATAAAATAGGGAATATGACACAAGCTACTAAATCTTACGTAAGGGCTATCTTGAGTTTTCCCAATATTTATACAATATATAATATGCATATAGCTACAGTAGATCTCTTAAATTTTTCTCCTAGGAAAGCTATCGAGAGAATGGTCCTAGATTATCCTGATATGGACTTGGTTTGTTTTTATGCTTTTTTATTTTTCTTAAGGAACCGTGATCTTGAGGACGCATATTTTTATATGAAAAAGCTTTGCGAACTTAGGCCAGAAACTTACTCTGAATTTTTAAAGTTACTTGAGGCTAGGGAAGATGTTTTGATCGAAGAACTTTTAGAAGAGTTGGCAATATTTTTAAAGGGGAATTGGGTATCGGAATATTTGTTTTTTGTTGATAATTCCTTAAATTTAAAAGATCCTGTTTTTGTGTTTGATTATGATATTAGGATTTGTCCTTATATTTGGAAAGTTAAAGATGAACACATTGAGCTTAGAGTTAACAGTAACGAGATTTCTATTACTAGAGAGATTTTATTAAATGAGCTTGGTAGCATTAACACTGATGTTTCAGTCAGAGAAATTAAGAACTTAATTGGTGCTTATAGAGATTTTAGAATTAATTGTTAATGTGAGCATTTTACTTTTTGTTGACAATGTTATTTGTCTAATATACTATTTATTAGTACGTAAGGAGAGATGCCAGAGTGGCCGAATGGGGCTTCCTGCTAAGAAGTTGTCCTTTTAAAAGGGGACCATGGGTTCGAATCCCATTCTCTCCGTAGGGGCTCTTGTTGAATACCTTGACAAGAATTTCTTTGATTTAATAAAATGTGTAGTGATCTGGGAGAGGTGGCAGAGTGGTTGAATGCTACGGTCTTGAAAACCGTCGTAGGTGTAAACCTACCGTGAGTTCGAATCTCACCCTCTCCGTTTGGTTATAAGATACCCAAGACTGGGCTTGGGTATCTAGTTCTCGGTGTTTTTGTTAACTGGGAATGTAAATTCGATCTTTCCACTTGCGTGATCACTTATTGTAAGTGGGTCGTAGAAGAAAATTACATTATTGTTTTTAAAGTAGTATTTGTTTTTTTTAAAAGTATCTTCGAAGCTGTCTTTGGATAAGCTTTGGTTAATGTCGCCTTTACTGAACTCTTTAACTTCTTTTTTAACTTGTTCTTTCAGTACTTGCATCAAAGAGTCTAGTTG
The sequence above is drawn from the Borrelia sp. RT5S genome and encodes:
- a CDS encoding mechanosensitive ion channel family protein, which encodes MSGQPITSSVFKEIFVFQNYINGMLETIIGYGFKILVAVFIWYCLRFLIKKLSKLFFKTLERARLETKLDSTIFNFLKSLFKVMLDMVLILIILPYLGFSTTSIFAIFGSLSIAIGLAAQGILSNFVSGLIVLNSNFFKIGDYIKCDDVEGQVDDVQIFFTTLKTVDGRVVKVPNSKFTNTSVVNFSTKPKRRISLSFQVPYDTDIDVLKSKMANLVFSLDKEQYGIADPSVVVESYTPYYIVMQIRCFVNTEFFWDFQYFIAENIRCVLANMGIKFPIHTIDFNKLY
- a CDS encoding glycosyltransferase, which encodes MRIAIFTDTYLPDKNGVATSIKQIKEGFEKKGHTVYIFCPNSRSAPLEENNVYRCLSIKLNHKVDARIAFPNKSRIRKIIREYQPEIIHTHSEFTMGKIGKKMALEQNIPIVHTNHTMWDFYLHYLGILKYLTNPDKIMKKFYSQVHHFIYPSIKARDKYFKLAKQSDYKIIPNGVDRDLFIKHLDTTKRKEILNKHGICENDKIIVFVGRLNKEKNIHLLIKHLRNLLVDNKNYKLILIGKGREENEIRRFKRKFGLEGQIILIGTIPWEEMYYYYKISDVFASLSKSEVYPMTVIEALTAGTPAVLINDVIYKDVISQGKNGFLIDNYEDIHKYINEIVGDEGKLKIFQKNTEDSSLSFSSSFFIEKIEEYYCEIIKNYTTNTVC
- the holA gene encoding DNA polymerase III subunit delta, translating into MQEVYLLLGKEQGLKEAYLDGILRKFSASHSDLVVNKVFLSDLSSVELSELLLTNSFFTKKEVFVVYEAENLKNKKELELIYSTIAKSLNKIVIFVSTENSVSFDPKNHLKLIKKTFYELSNSDKFLFVKKSFFELGVKVTDKAINLMLFMLDSDTKILKFYVNSLSLIIKNKTIDEHDVSSWISYVRPENTFSLFESILKKDMEGSLIKIKSILDQGEDLVSVLMSLGWQFRKLLKIKIDFQNSGNISVVFKKHKIFSSLERIYKMGLKNYSDFDIKFVLKAFHKFDLYSRIYGKNLHLNLAYFMVFALLRRDETILSNFSSKFKYDF
- the uvrC gene encoding excinuclease ABC subunit UvrC gives rise to the protein MIERLQGLYQRVQRFPTTSGCYKMYSATGRVLYIGKAKNLRARVKSYFLERIGHKTKILMRNVERIDIITTNSEYEALLLECNLIKEHRPDYNIKLKDDKGYPMIRITREKYPRVFKTRKIINDRSEYFGPYVNAKNLDLALDLINKTFKTRKCKNRSNTPCLYFHMGQCLGVCYRDDLEEEYGKEINKIRSILNGNISGLLDEIERKMKDVIQKEDFEQAIKLKETKKSLIELNQTQIITKINKLSADYVYIYKSDMLNIIVILKYRDGKLVEKDINFDESIYEEDELVAEFLVQYYTSMNMIVPNKIYIFKDIETTNITKLISELKNTQPEIIYEESRNTIKIMEMAISNAEIALREYENEKHKALENLRIILEMTKLPKTIEGFDISHINGHKTVASLVTFAMGKPFKGGYRVYKINSLINGEIDDFKAIKEVVSRRYTKLINENLELPDLILVDGGKGQLNSAYSVLKELKIADKVPICALAKREETIFVPNKTQGINLASGDPALRVLQNVRDEAHRRANKFNSRLRGKIKLNYNDIEGIGEKFAKNILKTLGTYEDILPLTENEIAEKMNINIDLAKKIKKFSEEKHLQNMDL